Proteins from a single region of Dyadobacter fanqingshengii:
- a CDS encoding GNAT family N-acetyltransferase — translation MLFVNFDPFPILETERLLLHAMSDKHVDDMFKLRSNPLAMQYIGKPLLASVVEARDLIDAYNRNLREKIGITWGISLRDIETKESDSTLIGTIGFHKMDLYNYRAEIGYMIHPDHWFKGIMSEALNRIVSYGFQEMRFHSIEAKISPENDASRKILVKHGFIREAYFKESFYENGKFLDTEIYSLLNKTA, via the coding sequence ATGTTATTTGTAAATTTTGACCCGTTTCCGATATTAGAAACTGAGCGATTGCTGCTGCACGCCATGTCCGATAAGCACGTGGACGATATGTTTAAATTACGGAGCAATCCGCTGGCTATGCAGTACATTGGTAAACCGTTGCTGGCATCTGTGGTTGAAGCCAGGGACCTGATAGACGCTTACAACAGAAATCTCAGGGAAAAAATCGGGATCACCTGGGGCATTTCACTAAGAGATATTGAAACAAAGGAAAGCGATAGCACTTTGATCGGCACGATCGGATTTCATAAAATGGATCTCTACAACTATCGCGCCGAAATCGGTTACATGATCCATCCGGATCATTGGTTTAAAGGGATCATGAGCGAAGCTTTGAACCGGATTGTAAGTTATGGTTTTCAAGAAATGCGCTTTCACAGCATCGAGGCAAAGATCAGCCCGGAGAATGATGCTTCAAGAAAGATTTTGGTTAAACATGGGTTTATAAGAGAAGCGTATTTTAAGGAAAGTTTTTACGAAAACGGGA
- a CDS encoding DMT family transporter, translating to MLNPRIALLIGLFSISIFPVLVKWAPVSGITSAFYRMFFGVLFLLPVVIVKRKFTWPDKSLWIPIILCGIIFATDIAVWNLSIQYSNATQATLLTNLAPVWVGIGSFFFLNDKPKFNFWIGTLVAVAGMVVLIGPQAFLDMKLDKGFALAVLSGMLYASYMLVSKSILNRLNIMSFMTISMTISSIYLFVICLVFDEPVWHFTPVVWGVFVIQGLICQLIGWLAINYAVKKMDAMRVSLSLLSQAVVTGLLAWAFIDEQITRQMIIGGIVILAGIAITFRKSTIALQRKRRPTQP from the coding sequence ATGTTAAATCCCCGCATCGCTCTTTTGATTGGACTTTTTAGCATTAGTATTTTTCCTGTTTTGGTCAAATGGGCGCCGGTTTCCGGGATCACTTCTGCGTTTTACAGGATGTTTTTTGGCGTGCTGTTTTTGCTGCCAGTCGTTATTGTGAAACGCAAGTTCACCTGGCCTGACAAAAGCCTTTGGATCCCAATCATCCTGTGCGGGATCATTTTTGCAACCGACATTGCGGTCTGGAATCTATCCATTCAATATTCCAATGCAACACAAGCAACGCTTTTGACCAACCTCGCCCCGGTATGGGTTGGCATAGGATCTTTCTTTTTCCTGAATGATAAACCAAAATTCAATTTCTGGATCGGGACATTGGTTGCGGTGGCGGGTATGGTGGTTTTAATAGGGCCTCAGGCTTTTCTGGATATGAAACTGGATAAAGGTTTTGCATTAGCTGTCCTTTCCGGAATGCTGTATGCGTCATATATGCTCGTTAGCAAATCCATCCTGAACCGATTGAACATTATGAGTTTCATGACAATCAGCATGACCATTTCCAGCATTTACTTATTTGTGATCTGCCTCGTTTTTGATGAACCTGTCTGGCATTTCACCCCGGTTGTATGGGGCGTTTTTGTCATTCAGGGATTAATATGCCAATTAATTGGTTGGCTGGCAATTAATTATGCCGTAAAGAAGATGGACGCAATGCGCGTATCGCTCAGCCTGTTAAGTCAAGCGGTTGTTACAGGGCTGCTAGCCTGGGCATTTATTGACGAGCAAATTACCAGGCAGATGATCATTGGGGGAATCGTCATTCTCGCGGGCATCGCCATTACATTCCGGAAATCTACAATCGCGCTGCAAAGAAAACGTAGGCCCACACAGCCGTAA
- a CDS encoding FUSC family protein, which translates to MNYLDEFKKFISSHYLSTGVRLTLGAVVPSLIFQHYGILGDMIAFPLGTLLIGATDNPGPYHRRRNSLIIAIFTCFAVACITGYLRHIHFIIFLEIIVFGMFFSLVGVYGNRVNSIGLISLLVFVFNIDDHLSGDLVFRTAAIFAAGGIWYFVLFMILQKLLPYKLIQQLLGENFAELGKLLWIKAGYYFAKPDYDDLFNQMIHQQVILRENHENLREILFKTREIVTESTNKSRVLMLMFLDSIDLFERILNSQQNYTNLHRAFDHTKVLRLFGTYIIWLSDEIKQIGLAIQSGSPSHPKHDLDEAFNKCQRAFETMREHKMTHDNMEDFIMLRQILNSLQDVTERVKKLHRATTYDADVSKGYKLNVEAENFIPKQEYHPRILLDNLSLKSSHFRHAVRVTIGLLIGYIISLFLEVGHGYWILLTIVVILKPAFSITKQRNVQRIGGTLVGVFTGFLLLYLIEDGTALFIIMMLAMILAYSFLKINYFVASTTITLYVILSFNFLNPQQITAVLQDRVVDTVVGSIIAYLISSYVLPVWEHTQINQYIRDALNANRKYFDVVAAKFTGKQLDINELKILRKDAIIAMANLSDNFQKMLSEPKRRQLNMEEYHQFVATSHMLTSYIASLSTYAQTLEYSEFSLEFEVMIRQIDRQIKAATDIIEGKAENSFEIARESLPQNMKLVELLAKRKKQIKEMGIEKADQSPARKMLSDLKTINGLFELISTITIDEIKILQKIKTAKT; encoded by the coding sequence ATGAATTACCTCGACGAATTCAAAAAGTTTATTTCCAGTCATTACCTTTCGACAGGCGTAAGATTAACCCTTGGCGCGGTTGTTCCGAGCCTTATATTTCAACATTACGGCATACTTGGCGATATGATTGCGTTTCCGCTTGGCACGTTGCTGATCGGCGCAACGGATAACCCGGGGCCTTATCACAGACGGCGCAATTCGCTGATTATCGCGATTTTCACCTGCTTTGCGGTGGCTTGTATAACCGGCTATCTCCGACACATCCACTTTATCATATTCCTCGAAATCATCGTTTTCGGGATGTTTTTCTCGCTGGTCGGCGTTTATGGTAACCGGGTCAATAGTATCGGGCTTATCTCGCTGCTGGTATTTGTATTCAACATTGATGATCATTTGAGCGGTGATCTGGTTTTCAGGACAGCTGCTATCTTTGCTGCCGGCGGGATCTGGTATTTCGTCCTATTTATGATTTTGCAGAAATTACTGCCTTACAAGCTTATACAGCAGCTTTTAGGTGAAAACTTTGCGGAACTGGGCAAGCTCCTCTGGATTAAAGCGGGATACTATTTTGCGAAACCGGATTATGATGATCTGTTCAATCAAATGATCCATCAACAGGTTATCCTCCGGGAAAACCACGAAAACCTGCGTGAAATCCTGTTCAAAACACGCGAAATTGTTACTGAATCCACGAATAAAAGCCGGGTATTAATGCTGATGTTCCTGGATAGCATTGACCTTTTTGAGCGGATCCTCAACTCGCAGCAAAATTACACCAACCTTCACCGGGCTTTTGATCATACCAAAGTATTAAGGCTCTTTGGCACTTACATTATTTGGTTATCAGATGAAATCAAGCAAATTGGACTAGCTATTCAAAGCGGTTCGCCCTCCCACCCCAAACATGACCTGGACGAGGCGTTCAACAAGTGCCAACGGGCGTTTGAGACAATGCGCGAACATAAAATGACGCACGATAACATGGAAGACTTTATCATGTTGCGTCAGATTCTCAACAGCTTGCAGGATGTTACCGAGCGCGTTAAAAAATTGCATCGCGCCACCACATACGATGCGGATGTAAGCAAGGGATACAAATTAAATGTCGAAGCCGAGAATTTTATCCCAAAACAGGAATATCACCCGCGCATTCTCCTGGATAACCTTTCACTGAAATCGAGCCATTTCAGACATGCCGTGCGGGTAACGATCGGGCTTTTAATCGGATACATTATCTCGCTATTTCTTGAAGTAGGGCACGGTTACTGGATCCTTCTGACCATTGTTGTGATCCTGAAACCAGCTTTCAGCATTACTAAACAGCGGAATGTGCAACGGATCGGCGGCACGCTCGTTGGTGTTTTTACTGGATTTTTGCTGTTGTATCTGATTGAAGACGGCACCGCGCTTTTTATTATCATGATGCTGGCCATGATCCTGGCGTACAGCTTCTTGAAGATCAATTATTTCGTCGCTTCAACCACCATTACATTATATGTGATCCTTTCCTTCAACTTCCTGAATCCGCAGCAAATTACGGCGGTTTTGCAGGACCGGGTTGTGGATACGGTTGTTGGCTCCATTATCGCCTATCTGATTTCATCTTACGTCCTGCCGGTTTGGGAACATACGCAGATCAATCAATATATCCGGGACGCATTGAATGCCAACCGCAAATATTTTGATGTTGTGGCGGCAAAGTTCACAGGAAAGCAATTGGATATCAATGAATTAAAAATACTTCGCAAGGATGCGATCATTGCCATGGCCAACTTGTCTGACAATTTTCAAAAGATGCTTTCCGAGCCGAAACGTCGACAGCTGAACATGGAAGAATATCACCAGTTCGTGGCAACGAGCCATATGCTGACATCCTACATTGCTTCGCTCTCCACCTATGCGCAGACGTTGGAATATTCGGAGTTTTCGTTGGAATTTGAAGTAATGATCCGGCAGATTGACCGGCAGATAAAGGCCGCAACGGACATTATAGAAGGAAAGGCAGAAAACAGCTTCGAAATTGCCCGCGAATCATTGCCCCAGAATATGAAGCTGGTGGAACTTCTGGCCAAGCGAAAAAAGCAGATTAAGGAAATGGGGATTGAAAAAGCAGATCAGTCACCCGCGCGAAAAATGTTGTCCGACCTGAAAACGATCAACGGATTGTTTGAGCTGATCAGCACGATAACCATTGATGAAATTAAAATTCTGCAAAAAATTAAAACAGCAAAAACCTAA
- a CDS encoding NADH:flavin oxidoreductase/NADH oxidase → MASRLFTPLSIKNITLKNRIVVSPMCQYSSVDGFANDWHLVHLGSRAVGGAALLIAEATAVSPEGRISPEDLGIWKDEHIAKLKQITDFISAQGAVPGIQLAHAGRKASTYPAWKGRGQVPASEGGWQTLSASAIPFHGNELAPLPLDLAGIEKVISDFTDAAKRALQAGFKVVEIHAAHGYLIHQFLSPLSNVRTDDYGGSFENRVRLLIQVIDAIQKEWPADLPLFVRISATDWAEHGWDEDQSVELVNLLKTKGVDLIDVSSGGLVAHQKITIGPSYQVPFSAKIKKETGSLTGTVGLITEAKQSEEILQNGEADLIIMAREMLRDPYFPLHAAHELGEDIAWPIQYDRAKPTK, encoded by the coding sequence ATGGCATCCCGATTATTCACTCCGCTTAGCATTAAAAATATTACATTAAAAAACAGGATCGTAGTCTCTCCTATGTGCCAATATTCTTCCGTGGACGGATTTGCCAATGACTGGCATCTGGTTCATCTGGGAAGCCGGGCAGTAGGCGGCGCGGCCCTGCTCATTGCCGAGGCCACTGCCGTTTCTCCCGAAGGTCGGATTTCACCGGAGGATCTGGGCATCTGGAAAGATGAGCACATTGCAAAACTGAAACAGATCACCGACTTTATCTCCGCCCAAGGTGCGGTGCCCGGCATTCAGCTGGCACACGCGGGTCGTAAAGCAAGCACATATCCCGCCTGGAAGGGTCGCGGACAAGTGCCCGCAAGCGAAGGAGGATGGCAAACATTAAGCGCGTCTGCAATTCCCTTTCACGGAAACGAGCTTGCGCCCCTGCCGTTGGACTTGGCAGGAATTGAGAAAGTGATTTCCGACTTTACGGATGCGGCTAAACGTGCATTACAAGCTGGTTTTAAAGTTGTGGAAATTCATGCTGCACACGGTTATCTGATTCACCAGTTCCTGTCACCGCTAAGCAATGTACGCACCGATGATTACGGTGGCAGTTTCGAAAACCGCGTACGCTTGCTGATCCAGGTCATTGATGCAATACAAAAAGAGTGGCCCGCTGATCTGCCGTTATTTGTGCGTATATCGGCCACTGATTGGGCAGAGCACGGCTGGGATGAAGACCAGTCGGTTGAATTGGTTAATTTACTCAAAACGAAGGGTGTAGACCTGATCGACGTTTCCAGCGGCGGATTGGTTGCTCATCAGAAAATCACGATCGGGCCTTCCTATCAAGTTCCTTTTTCCGCAAAAATCAAAAAGGAAACGGGTTCATTAACTGGAACTGTGGGCTTGATCACCGAGGCAAAACAATCGGAGGAAATCCTGCAAAATGGCGAAGCCGACCTGATCATTATGGCGAGGGAAATGTTGCGTGATCCTTACTTCCCCCTGCACGCAGCACATGAACTTGGCGAAGATATCGCCTGGCCCATTCAGTATGACCGCGCAAAGCCGACTAAATAA